The genomic DNA ATGATGAGGCTTAGCCTTAAGTAGAGAAACCGGTTTTGTGAGTTTTAATGCTTTTCAAACTCTGGTCAGCTAATTTTATACTTTGTCTATTTGTTTTATGGTTTTAAATAAGTGCCCGCTCTTTATTCTTTAAGAGTGGGCTCTTCATTTTTCTCTGCTAAATTTTACTCTGCAGTATTCTCCTGTGCCATGAAAGGGCAAGCTTGTGGTTAAAAAAAAGAATCAAACATCAGATCGCCCCTTACCATCAAAAGAAGAAATTCTCACCTTCATGCAGGATGCGCAAGGCAAAGTTGGCAAGAGAGAAATTGCACGCGCCTTTCATATTAAAGGGGGGCAACGCATTGCTCTTAAACGCATCTTAAAAGAGATGAGTGAAGAGGGTTTAATTGAAGGCAACCGCAAAAAGATGCGCCAGCCTGGCACCTTGCAAAAAGTCACAATTGTTAAAATTGTTGGGCAAGATGGTGAAGGGGATTATTTTGCGAACCCTGTTCAATGGAATGTCCAGAAGGAAGGCCCTTTACCTGTCATTTTAATTGGTGAAGGCAAGGAACACCGTGGTTCACCACCTGGTGTTGGTGACCGTGTTTTAGCTCATATTGACAAAGTCGATAAAGAGCAGATTGGTTATGGCTTTGTGGCGCGCCCGATTAAAGTTCTCCCGAGGGACAAGCAGAGATTACTTGGCGTTTTTCAATCTGTTGATGATCCTACCGGTCGGACTGGCGGGGAAATTCAGCCCATTGACAAGAAGCAGTTGAAAAATTGGTTTGTTCATCCCAATGATTGTAATGGCGCCACAACAGGCGAACTGGTCGCTTTTGAAATTACCAGCCGAGGGCGCTCTAGTATTCCGCGGGCTAATGTCACTGAACGGTTAGGTAACCCTGAAGACCAGGGACTTATAAGTTTAATTGCTATTGAAACACATGGTATTCCTAACCATTTTCCAGAATTTGTTTTAAGTGAGCTTAGTCATCTACCAGAAGTTACTTTAGAGAAACGCGAAGATTTACGAGACACCCCTTTTATAACGATTGACCCTGCTGATGCTCGTGATCATGATGATGCTGTATGGGCTTCACGAGATAACTCTCCAGACAATGAGGGCGGGTATGTTGTTATTGTTGCCATTGCTGATGTTTCTTATTATGTACGACCTGGCTCAGCATTAGATGAGGAAGCTCAAAGACGAGGGAACTCCGTTTATTTTCCTGATCGCGTTGTTCCTATGCTCCCGGAACTCATCTCCAATGATCTTTGCTCTTTGCGCGAAGGTGAGGAGCGCCCTGCTCTTGCTGTTAAGCTCATATTTGACAAAGGTGGGCAAAAACAATCGCATGAATTTTCACGCATCTTGATGAAGTCTGCTGCAAAGCTTTCTTATGACCAAGCACAAGCTGGTATAGAGGGACGACCAGATGAGAAAACAGCACCTTTTGTTGAGCCTCTTTTAAAACCTCTCTGGGAAGCCTATGCGGTAGTTCAAAAAGCACGAAAGAACAGAGCACCTCTTGAGCTTGACTTACCAGAGCGCAAAATATTGATGGATGAAAATGGTGGCATTAAAGACATCATAACACCTGACCGTTTTGACGCACACAAACTCATCGAAGAGTTTATGATCCAGGCGAATGTTGCAGCCGCTCAAACACTCGAGCAAAAGAAGACGCCTCTTATATACCGCGTTCATGACCAACCATCAGATGAGAAAATTCAAGGATTAAAAGATTTCCTAGCAACGCTTGATTTAAGCTTTGGTGGATCTGGTCCTTTAAAAGCTAAATTGTTTAACGGCATTCTTTCCCAAGCTAAGGGTAAAGAGTGGGAAGACATGGTCACTGAGATGGTGCTTCGCAGTCAATCTCAAGCGGAATACCGCCCGGATAATTTAGGTCACTTTGGTTTGAATTTAGCGCGCTATGCTCATTTCACGTCTCCTATTCGGCGCTATGCTGACTTGGTTGTTCATCGCGGTCTTGTTCGCGCGCTTGGGTTTGGTGAAGGCGGATTGGTTGATGATGAGATTGATCAACTTGATGAGCTCTCTCAACAAATTTCTGATTTTGAACGCCGCGCCATGGTAGCTGAGCGCGAGACCGTTGACCGGCTTATTGCAAGTTTTCTTTCAAGCAAAGTTGGCTCTGACTTTAAGGGTCGGATTGCTGGTGTGACGCGCGCAGGCCTTTTTGTAAAATTAGATGACACTGGTGCTGATGGGTTTATTCCCATTTCTACATTATCGAGTGATTATTACATTCATGATGAAGAGCATCAGGCTCTTGTGGGCGAGCGAACCGGTGAGCGATTCCATCTTGGCCAGAGGGTCGATGTTCGCTTGGTTGAAATTGTTCCAACGGCTGGGGCTATTCGTTTTGAAATGATCTCAGACGGCGTTACTGGTGGTGCTAAAGTTTCACGGGCACCGCGATCACGCATAAGAAAACCATCTCGCCATAAATCAAGCTCTTTTAAGGGGAAACGAGGAGCTTCATCTAAAGTAACGAGAGGAGCTTCTAAGTTTAACAACTCAGAAGGCGAACAAAAACCCGACAAATCAGAGCCTAAAAAGAGATCAAAGAATTCCTCAACGTCTAAAAAAGATGCTAAACGTAAAGGTGGGCGGGTCCTCTCAAAGAGAAAGCCAAAAGAAGGATAATTTATTCCTTTCTTTAACCAGTTCTTTTGCTGGTTGTGACAAAATGTCCGATAATTAAATTCTTATTGATTAAGTTATATTTAGAAAGTAAGTTTTGGCCATGATTGATAAAGCAGCATATGAAAATGTTACATTACCAAAGCGCAATATTATGCGTGCGGTTCTTAGCGGTTTTTCCCAAAAATGCCCTAATTGCGAAAAGGGCTCTATTTTTGGCAAATTCTTAAAGGTCAACCATCAATGTTCGGCTTGCGGTGAAGAGCTTCACCATCACCGTGCTGACGATGCTCCTCCTTATTTTACCATTTTTGTTGTTGGACACGTGATATTACCACTCATGATGGCAGTAGAAATTGCGTATATGCCAGCAATTTGGATCCATATTGCCTTATGGCTTCCTATGACCCTAATTATGTGTGCATGGCTTTTACCACGCATTAAAGGGGCTTTAATCGGAGTTCAATGGGCTAATTATATGCATGGGTTTAATCCACATCACAACGAAGCTGATGAATATCCTACTTCGCAAATTCCAAATACTTAAAACACAGCTATTTTTGGATTGCTAATTCGCACTTGTTTGATGAGATATGAATTGTATAAACTAAATCTTTAGCGCGCTTAAAGATTGGAATTTTCTATGGTTCATTCGTTTGACAGATTAAAGCTTCTCAATGGGAAAGACAGATCTGACAAACACCCTCTTATCCACCCGAGAGATGCGGCCAGTTTGCTAGTCATTGACCGCAGACACTCCCCATTTAAAATTTTAATGGGGTTGAGACATCAGAAAAGTTCATTCATGCCTGATGTCTATGTGTTTCCAGGTGGTGCTTTAGATTTGGCGGATTTAACGCTAGCTCAGACTTACCTGCCTGAATTCGACAAACAACCACTTCAAACATCCATTCTTTCTGGGCGGGATAGTCATCTTTTAGATACATACAAAGACAGTGAACTTTTCACACTGACTTCTAACCAAGGGCTTACTCGTCTTACTGGTATTCCAGATAATTTCTCCGCCTCTTCTAATCAATCATTGTCGAATACTGGCCTTTTCAGTACGCAGCGTGAGTTAGGGGCTGGATTGGTTCTTTGCGCCCTTAGAGAGCTTTATGAAGAGACAGGGTTGCATCTTGACCCAACTATTATGGAGACTTCCATAGATAACCCCACTCAAACTCACCCTTTTTGCCCTGAATGCTTGCCATTTACCCAATTTATTCCTCTGTTTGAAAATATTATCTTTTTGTCCAGAGCGATTACTCCTCCTGGTATTAAACATCGGTTTGATACGCGGTTTTTTTTACACGATTATAAGGGGCCTGAAGGCTGGACTGGTGAAGGTGACAATGAACTTGTTAAAACGGCCTGGGTGAGCTTTGAAGAGGCTCTATCGCTCAAAATACACCCTATGACGAGGGTGATACTTGAAGATGTCAATGAGCACTTATCTTCCCCATCAGCTTTAAAACAACCTGATAAAGTATCTTTTTATCAATATTCTGAAAAAAGATTTCAAATTGAATCAATTGAAATGGAAACTCCCTCTTGACAGATGGAGCAACTCACGGCATGTTCGCCCCTACTTAAGACCTTGGCTATTGAGCATAAGCATGCTCTAGCGGGCACCCACACTGAAATGATTAATTATTAGAATTTTAAAGGCATTGAATAATGGCTAAGCCGACCACACAAAAGATTAAACTATTAAGCACAGAAGGTACTGGCTTTTATTACGTCACTAAAAAGAATGCCCGTACTATGACTGAAAAAATGGTACTTAAAAAATACGATCCCGTTGCTCGCAAGCACGTCGAATTTAAAGAAGCCAAAATCAAATAACACCTCTTATTTCCTTATTTCTTTTCATCTAGAACAAGAAATAAGGATTTTTGTTTTGTGATATTTTATGGTTAATAAAATATTAGATTACCTCCTCACAATACTTATTTTAATTTCTTGATTAGCCTCAGGAAGGTTCTATTTTGCCTTTTGTACTCTGAAAAAGCTATTTAGCGTACACTGGATCAACAAGTTGGTGACTATTTAGAGACAATTGAGAGCTCAATTAGATAAAAACCAACTTTATGTGGTCTATCTATTAAATACGAACCCGACTACTAAAAATAAGAACCAGGCTAAACAAAGGAAATTGGGGCTTAAAACGCAGCTGGCCCCACAACACAACGGTAGCGGGGTGAAACCGAAGTTGCGAGGCCAGCCTTTGTCAAATGGACCAAAGAGGGCCTGTGGTCATTTGACTTCGAGGTCGACTAGTATCGGCGTAACGAGGAGGCCACTCATACCTTTACCAGCCGACCGCACCCAACGGAACCAGGAGATGCGGCGGTACCTGTACATCCCGCTGGGATTTTCGTAGACAGTTTTAATATTAGGAAATTTAAAAAAAGATTTAGATACCCCAACATAAAGCCGCCTAATAACTCACCTAACAAGCGACCTATAAACGAAAAAATTGCATCTAAATTCTTTAGATTTGGCTTGCTAGTTTAAAAAATATTTTTCGCACTTGTAGACAAATTAGCGCAATGGCACAATAAATCAATATTATCCCCTATTTTCTTAGCTATATTTCAACATCATTGTAAAGAAAAATGGTAAATTCGTGACACTAGCCTGTTAATATATTCCATATTCTTGCTGTTTTTGAATAGAATCACTGAAATTGAGTGATTCTCAATAAATTTAGCCTTTTTGGTACAACCAGCTTAAAACCTAAAAAAAACCTAAAATTTTAATCCGTTTTCTTCAGCTGTGATTTTTCCATATTTAGATCTTTTTGATGAATGCGTGGCTTTGACCTATCGAGCGTCCTTACGCAGCGTCAGCCGCTACACGGTTACGCCCATCTCTCTTCGCGCAATAAAGAGCTTGATCAGCTCGTTTCATTAGCAAGTCAATATCTTTAATGTCATCATCAAGAGACGTGATACCAATACTTGTTGTGATATTTAGAGGTGCATCAAGTTGAGAGATATGGAATTGCTCCATTTCTATCGATTTTCTCAAGCGTTCTGCAACATTATAGCATTCGGTTAAACTAGTATCTGGCATGACTATGACGAACTCTTCACCGCCAATTCTACATGCTAAATCCATACCACGAATGTTTGTGCGAATACGACGAGCGAATTCTTTTAGTACCAAATCACCAACATCATGACCATGAGTGTCATTCACTGATTTAAAGTAGTCAATATCAGTCATCAATACTGAAAGAGATTTTCTCTGTGCCTTTGCTTCATCGTATAATGTTTTTAAATGACTTTCTAAATAATGGCGATTATGAAGCCCTGTTAATGCATCTGTGACGGCTAACTCAACCTTTGTCTCTAAACAATTACGCAAGTAATCGGTATATTTTTTACGGCGCACTTGTGTATTCACTCTTGCCATCATTTCATTGGCGCAGATAGGACGTACCATATAGTCATTTACACCCATATCTAAGCCGCGCATTAAACGTGCTTTATCTTCTGGATTTACAATGATGAGAATAGGTAAGCTTCTTGTTCTCTCTAATGAACGAACCTGGCTTGCTAAACGTAGGCCATCAACTCCATTTAGATCCAAGCTAATTACAAGCAAATCATACTCTTGCTCGGCCAATCTAAAGAGTGCTTCTTGAGGGTTTTGTTCTATTTCAACAGAATGTTCTTTGGTGAGTGTTTTGGTCATTCTGTCTGCAGATCGTTGATTATCCTCAACAATAAGGATGTTTCCTGCCCATTTTTTTTCACTAAAAATTGGTGTTGTTTCTTGAGACAAACCCATTTGGCTGCCTGTTTCAGCTCTCATAGTCATTTCATCTGTCAGCATTTTTAAACGCGCCAGATTTTTTACTCTTGTAACTAAAGCAACATCATCAACCGGTTTTGTTAAAAAATCATCTGCACCAACTTCCAAACCATGCAAACGATCTGATGGAGTGTCTAAGGCTGTTACCATGACAACGGGAATGTGCTGTGTTTTAGGGTTTGTCTTTAACCGCTCGCACACTTCAAATCCATCCATTCCTGGCATCATGACATCAAGCAAAATCACATCAATACGCTCAACTTCACAAACTTCCAGGGCTTCTGGGCCTGAATATGCTGTTAAAATTTCAAAATACTCAGCACTTAAACGTGCTTCGAGCAATTTGACATTGGCCTTAATATCGTCAACCACTAATACTCTTGCGGTCATTGTGAAACATCCTCATCCTCGGTCACTGTTAAAAGTTGACCAATTGTTTCCAAAAAATGCGTTACTGATATGGGCTTCGAAATATAGCCCTCACAGCCCCCTTCCCGTATGCGCTCTTCGTCACCTTTCATAGCGAAAGCTGTTACAGCAACAACCGGGATTTTGCATAACTCATCATCATCCTTGAGCCATTTGGTCACTTCAAGACCAGAAACCTCAGGCAATTGTATATCCATTAAAATTAAGTCGGGTCTATGAACACGCGCTAAATCTAGTGCGTCTACACCGTTTCGAGTTTGGTATACTGTATAGCCGTGGGCAGATAACAAATCATGAAACAACTTCATGTTTAGTTCATTATCTTCAACAATTAGAATACTTTGTGACATAACTCAAAACGCCTTACTTGAGTGAAATATAATGTTTCCAACCAACCAAAAATCCTTTAGAGACTTCACAATTGAATGGCAAAGATTACATACCAATATGTTATATAATCCTAAACATGTAAAATAAGCGTTTATATTTTTAACTTTTTCATATTTAATTAAAGTTTGAAACATTCATTCAGGAACCGCTTATGACGTCAACAAACGAACAAATCAGCATGAAATCTGCGGCTTTTATTGCAATAAAATCATTAGCTTACATATCTCAATCGCAGGAAGAAATATCCAAATTCATGACTCTTACAGGAATTGAAAGCTCTGACATTATTCGCCTAAAAGAGAATCTTAAGTTTTTAGGAGGTGTCCTTGATTTTGTAAGCTCTGATGAAAGTTTGTTGTTAGCATTTTGTTCTAGCGAAAATATTAGCCCTGAAGGTGTGGAGGCAGCCCGTATTCAACTTCTTGGATCTCAATAAATGAGCTTCCATATAGGAATTGACCTTGGGGGAACCAAAGTTTTTGGTGCTGCTGTTTCTCATGAGGGAACAACCCTTTTCACACAGCGCCGCGCAACACCCCGCCACAATTATCAATCTACGATTTTAGCCATATCTGACATCGTTTCAGCAATTGAAACAAAGCTTAATAATTCTGCCCCCGTTGGTATCTGTATACCTGGCTCTATTTGCCCGAAAACGGGTCTCATTCAAAATGCGAATAGTACATGGCTTAATGATCAACCTTTCCATGTTGATCTAGAGGACGCTTTGGACCGCCAACTTAGATTTGAAAATGATGCGAATTGCTTTGCACTGTCTGAAAGTGTTGATGGTTCTGGTAAAAATGCTAATTCGATTTTTGGTGTCATAATGGGAACTGGTGTTGGTGGTGGTCTGGTTATTGACAACAAAATCGTCAATGGTCCACGCTCAATTGGTGGTGAATGGGGTCATTGTTCCCTGCCCTTTCCTACTGATGAAGAACAAAAATCAGCAGCCCTTTGCTGGTGTGGCCAAAAGGGATGTATTGAAAGTTGGATTTCAGGACCAGCGCTTATTAGGCATCATAATTCGGAATTTAATGCGTCTTATAACTCTGTAGAGGAGCTCATAAATGGTGCGAATAAAGGTGATGCTCATGCTCAAACATCATTAGGCAGACATGCCT from Hyphomicrobiales bacterium 4NK60-0047b includes the following:
- a CDS encoding DUF983 domain-containing protein, encoding MIDKAAYENVTLPKRNIMRAVLSGFSQKCPNCEKGSIFGKFLKVNHQCSACGEELHHHRADDAPPYFTIFVVGHVILPLMMAVEIAYMPAIWIHIALWLPMTLIMCAWLLPRIKGALIGVQWANYMHGFNPHHNEADEYPTSQIPNT
- the divK gene encoding cell-cycle response regulator DivK yields the protein MSQSILIVEDNELNMKLFHDLLSAHGYTVYQTRNGVDALDLARVHRPDLILMDIQLPEVSGLEVTKWLKDDDELCKIPVVAVTAFAMKGDEERIREGGCEGYISKPISVTHFLETIGQLLTVTEDEDVSQ
- the rpmG gene encoding 50S ribosomal protein L33 yields the protein MAKPTTQKIKLLSTEGTGFYYVTKKNARTMTEKMVLKKYDPVARKHVEFKEAKIK
- a CDS encoding PleD family two-component system response regulator, giving the protein MTARVLVVDDIKANVKLLEARLSAEYFEILTAYSGPEALEVCEVERIDVILLDVMMPGMDGFEVCERLKTNPKTQHIPVVMVTALDTPSDRLHGLEVGADDFLTKPVDDVALVTRVKNLARLKMLTDEMTMRAETGSQMGLSQETTPIFSEKKWAGNILIVEDNQRSADRMTKTLTKEHSVEIEQNPQEALFRLAEQEYDLLVISLDLNGVDGLRLASQVRSLERTRSLPILIIVNPEDKARLMRGLDMGVNDYMVRPICANEMMARVNTQVRRKKYTDYLRNCLETKVELAVTDALTGLHNRHYLESHLKTLYDEAKAQRKSLSVLMTDIDYFKSVNDTHGHDVGDLVLKEFARRIRTNIRGMDLACRIGGEEFVIVMPDTSLTECYNVAERLRKSIEMEQFHISQLDAPLNITTSIGITSLDDDIKDIDLLMKRADQALYCAKRDGRNRVAADAA
- a CDS encoding ROK family protein, with translation MSFHIGIDLGGTKVFGAAVSHEGTTLFTQRRATPRHNYQSTILAISDIVSAIETKLNNSAPVGICIPGSICPKTGLIQNANSTWLNDQPFHVDLEDALDRQLRFENDANCFALSESVDGSGKNANSIFGVIMGTGVGGGLVIDNKIVNGPRSIGGEWGHCSLPFPTDEEQKSAALCWCGQKGCIESWISGPALIRHHNSEFNASYNSVEELINGANKGDAHAQTSLGRHASRTARALSMVVNIIDPEVIILGGGLSQMDHLYDELPKLMAPTIFSSDPHIEIRRPQFGPTSGVRGAARLWKF
- the rnr gene encoding ribonuclease R produces the protein MVKKKNQTSDRPLPSKEEILTFMQDAQGKVGKREIARAFHIKGGQRIALKRILKEMSEEGLIEGNRKKMRQPGTLQKVTIVKIVGQDGEGDYFANPVQWNVQKEGPLPVILIGEGKEHRGSPPGVGDRVLAHIDKVDKEQIGYGFVARPIKVLPRDKQRLLGVFQSVDDPTGRTGGEIQPIDKKQLKNWFVHPNDCNGATTGELVAFEITSRGRSSIPRANVTERLGNPEDQGLISLIAIETHGIPNHFPEFVLSELSHLPEVTLEKREDLRDTPFITIDPADARDHDDAVWASRDNSPDNEGGYVVIVAIADVSYYVRPGSALDEEAQRRGNSVYFPDRVVPMLPELISNDLCSLREGEERPALAVKLIFDKGGQKQSHEFSRILMKSAAKLSYDQAQAGIEGRPDEKTAPFVEPLLKPLWEAYAVVQKARKNRAPLELDLPERKILMDENGGIKDIITPDRFDAHKLIEEFMIQANVAAAQTLEQKKTPLIYRVHDQPSDEKIQGLKDFLATLDLSFGGSGPLKAKLFNGILSQAKGKEWEDMVTEMVLRSQSQAEYRPDNLGHFGLNLARYAHFTSPIRRYADLVVHRGLVRALGFGEGGLVDDEIDQLDELSQQISDFERRAMVAERETVDRLIASFLSSKVGSDFKGRIAGVTRAGLFVKLDDTGADGFIPISTLSSDYYIHDEEHQALVGERTGERFHLGQRVDVRLVEIVPTAGAIRFEMISDGVTGGAKVSRAPRSRIRKPSRHKSSSFKGKRGASSKVTRGASKFNNSEGEQKPDKSEPKKRSKNSSTSKKDAKRKGGRVLSKRKPKEG